Proteins co-encoded in one Medicago truncatula cultivar Jemalong A17 chromosome 8, MtrunA17r5.0-ANR, whole genome shotgun sequence genomic window:
- the LOC25502794 gene encoding paired amphipathic helix protein Sin3-like 1, producing the protein MKRSKDNDVADIDSQPKRPTLSTTQESNLFVELSTEKAKDLQGDHDLIAKNLDPEFNKGLMSAEVSDGRNSDMTIHKKGNRDLIVEHPDPEIDKGSMSANEKRDEKKECHTVMSSEAFSYLNKVTERLGILEDYQKFEKSLHSYRMGTITREELQKMVGDLLGKHSDLVEGFNEFLTQCESNEGLFGHVLNKIMFREEHVFLEKVKEKFSNPEIYQDFLKCLHIYARELITRGELQLLVYDLFGKYTDLMVEFNDFMAQSEKKNAKLVKALKGRQIHASVSLNQS; encoded by the exons GAATTTGTTTGTCGAACTGAGTACCGAGAAGGCCAAAGATTTGCAAGGTGATCATGATCTCATTGCCAAAAATCTTGATCCAGAATTTAACAAAGGTTTGATGAGTGCAGAGGTGTCTGATGGACGAAACAGTGACATGACCATTCATAAGAAAGGTAATCGCGACCTCATTGTCGAACATCCTGATCCAGAAATTGACAAAGGTTCGATGAGTGCAAATGAGAAGCGTGACGAAAAAAAGGAGTGTCATACAG ttATGTCGAGTGAAGCGTTTTCTTACCTGAACAAAGTCACAGAGAGGTTAGGAATACTCGAGGATTACCAAAAATTTGAGAAGTCCCTACATAGCTACAGAATGGGAACAATTACAAGAGAAGAACTACAAAAAATG GTAGGCGATTTGTTGGGAAAACACTCCGATCTTGTGGAGGGATTTAACGAGTTTTTGACACAATGCGAATCCAACG AAGGATTATTTGGTCATGTCTTAAATAAAA TTATGTTCAGAGAAGAGCATGTCTTCCTTGAAAAAGTCAAAGAGAAATTTAGCAATCCTGAAATTTATCAGGATTTTTTGAAGTGCCTACATATCTATGCCAGAGAATTAATTACCCGAGGAGAATTACAACTATTG GTGTATGATTTATTTGGAAAATATACCGATCTTATGGTCGAATTTAACGATTTCATGGCACAAAGTGAAAAGAAGAATGCCAAACTTGTTAAAGCTTTGAAGGGTCGTCAAATACATGCTTCTGTGTCTCTTAATCAATCTTGA